The segment TCTCCGAGTAGGGTTGGCAAAGGCCAGTTGAAAGACATGAAGAATAAACAATCGCTCTTTGAAATCCCTGGTATCAAATCCATAGTGGCCAGCGATTTCGAATAGCATTTTCATTTTGATGCTCAGCCATAGAGGAAAGTCCGCAATGCTGCTGAATATACCGCCTAAGCCCGTAAATGCCCCTTGAGCCGCTGCAGAAGAAGCATAAAACCAAATTGTTTCGTGGATCATTTCTTCAGCATTGTGGATTTCTAATTTAAAATCCCGTTTGGGTGTGGTGTATTCTGCCCCAAACAGTGCTGCACGAGTCGTCTCTTTGATTGCTTTGGTGATCAACGCATGAACCCGACAGGGAATCATACGGTTGATTCTGCGTTGAAAACGCTTGATGGTTCTGTGCTTGGGCTGGATAGGTGTGTCAATAGCAACCTTCCACTGCGCCAACTCAGAGTTAATTTTATCTTGATACAAATTCATCCAAATGCTGCTTTATGTCCAGGGTAGGTTGGAGATAAAATAGGATGTTTGGTTCTTATAGTTTAGACGGGGTTGATTGGTACAGGAGGGATATTCGTTTTTCTCGAATACAAAGAAAGGTATTGCAACACGAGTATCTGTGAGTGACTACACCTAAATCACTAGGGAAAACGCTTAAATTCGTGTAAATGCAGAGATTAATTCTGCATGCAGCGTAAATTTATCTTGTAATTCTTGCCGTTTTCCTAATTCAAAATCCATAAAATCAAAACCTGGTGAGACCGTGCAACCTGCCAAACTGTACACGCCAGATTTAGAAACTTTGGCGGCAAACCATACTCCTCCAGGTACTACATACTGAGGAACTTGGCCAGCAGCTATATCCGACCCTATCTGAATCAATGTATGTACACCAGCCTCGTCAATTGTATGCAGGTCGATGGGGTCTCCTTGATAGAAATGCCATATTTCGTCCTGTTTGATTCTATGAAAAGCAGAGAAGGTGTCCGCTGTGAGTAGATAATA is part of the Reichenbachiella agarivorans genome and harbors:
- a CDS encoding EcsC family protein translates to MNLYQDKINSELAQWKVAIDTPIQPKHRTIKRFQRRINRMIPCRVHALITKAIKETTRAALFGAEYTTPKRDFKLEIHNAEEMIHETIWFYASSAAAQGAFTGLGGIFSSIADFPLWLSIKMKMLFEIAGHYGFDTRDFKERLFILHVFQLAFANPTRRAKIYHVIEHWDEQSASLPNDIHSFDWKKFQMEYRDDVDLIKIFQLIPGIGAVVGACINHKLTYRLGKTAMNAYRLRIMNEQGLAIAN
- a CDS encoding cupin domain-containing protein; its protein translation is MTDKIQSLITSLDLAPHPEGGYFKETYRSAGLISQTELGQPYEGNRNQSTAIYYLLTADTFSAFHRIKQDEIWHFYQGDPIDLHTIDEAGVHTLIQIGSDIAAGQVPQYVVPGGVWFAAKVSKSGVYSLAGCTVSPGFDFMDFELGKRQELQDKFTLHAELISAFTRI